CCACCGACGACGAGCTCGACGGCCGCAAGATCCCCGCGGCGATCGGCCCGTGGTCCGCAGGGCGCCGCGGCGAAGTGTTCGCGATCGGCCCGAGCATCAGCTACACGACGAAAGGCGGCACGCTGCTCGTCGCGCAGTGGCAGCACGAAACCGAAGCCGAGAATCGCTTCCGCGGCGACAAGGCGTGGTTCAAGCTCGTGACGCCGTTCTGAGCCAGGCTGCGGCGCGCGCGGAAATTGCGCGTCGCGCCGCCGTCTCGTGTGCGGGCAGGCTTTCAGCCGGTGCCGTTCGCCCCCGGCAGATCGGCCGGGCGGCCTTGATCGGGCTGCCGGTAGTCACACACGCCGTGCGGAAAGATCTGCTCGAGTCGCGCCCGGTAGGGACGCATGTCGACCGGTTCGTAGAGCCCGGCATCGAGCGCCTCGCCGACCGTCTGCAGCGCACACTTGAAATGATCGCCGCGTATCGTGTCGCCCGCGACGATGCGCGGCGTGTCATAGATCGGATAGGCGCGCATGCACGACCCGCGCGGACGCCCGTTCCATTCACCGTCCCATACCCGATCGCCGCTGAACATCGTCCTCCCCCGCGCATCGATGCAACGATCGCTCGCGGCCGCCGGGCGCAGCGCGGACCACGACTGCTCGGGACGCGCGCGTTTGGCGGCGAGCCATCGCTCGATCGCGGCAAAGGCTGCCGGAGTCGGATCGTGCTTCCTGTCGCTGACCCAGATCGCCTGGTTTCCCGCGTCTCCCTGGGCCGCAAGCAGCCGGGCGCGCACCGAAAAGGACGCTGACGCATGATGCATGTCCAGCACCGGTTCCAGATAGTGGCGCACGTCGATGACCGGAATGTCGAGCCGCCCGAGAAAGACCTGCCCCGAGCGATACGCCGCCGCCATTGCCATGCGGTCGCCTTCGAAGCGCGGCGCCGGCGCATCGCGCGTCGTGCCGCGATTCATGTTGTGCGCGCTCCACGGCGAGAAATCGTCCAGATCGCTGGCGGCTCCGCGCAGGATCCAGAAACGCTCGCGCTTCATCTCGGCGACGGGCTTCCAGCTGCCGACACGGGCATTGAGGCGCAGGAACTGCTCGGCATCGATCTGCCCGCGCTGCAGCGCCCGCAGGCCGTACTGGACGCCCACGTTGTCCCACGGAATGCGCGCATAGCCGTGCGCATCGGTGCCGTAGAAGTCCTTCAGATCCTCGAAATGGCTCCACTGCACGCGCCGGAACACGCGCCTCGCGACCCGGTCTTCGATCAACGCAAAGCGCGGGTTCAGCACCAGCGGCGTCAGCCCGCGCCAGCCGACCACGCATTCGGTCTGACCCTCCGGGTCCGCCACCCGACGCTCGCCGGCCAGCAGCGCAAGCCGGGTCGTCGTCGCGATGGCTCTTGCCTTGCCCTCGCCCTGGTACTCGTTGCGGGCATTGAGACCTTCGACCCACTGCCGGTTTTCGGCCTCGTGCCACAGCGGATTGCGGCGGTCGGTCCTGTCGAAGTAAAACTCCAGCAGTTCGCAGTCGAACGCCCAGATGGTCTGGGTGACCATGTCGGGATACGAATACTGCGCGATCGCCGCATCGATCAGGCCGGGACGGTTCTGCGCGAGCAGATACTGCTGGATCGCCCCCCCGGACCCGCCCACGCCGATCGTGTACTCCGGTTCGCCGTACAGCGCGACGAACTGGCGCTTTACGCGCAACGCGGTGTCTTCGGCCAGCCAGATGTTGTAATGGGTGGACGTCGTCGTACCGGTCGACGCGACGACCGCATAGCCCTGCGCCAGCTGCTCGCGCCGCCCTTCGAGGACCCTCGACGGCTTGACCCGGCCTTGCCGGTGCCCGATGCCGACGCCACCGGAAAACTGATAGATCAGGCGACCGTTCCAGTGCGCAGCACTCGGGGCAGCGAGAGTTTCGTGAGGCCCTTTCAGCGCCGCAATGACGTAGATGAAACGGTTGATCGTGCCCATTTCGACGCGCACGATGAACGGCACCTGCCTACCGTTGATGCTGACGCTGTCGACGTCGCGCACCGCCTCCGACCACCGCTCGAATTTTTCCTTGTCCCGCGGCTTGTAGTAATACCACGCCCGGGTGCGCGCGAGACAGTCCTGGCTGTAGCCGATCGGTGCCGGGTTCGCAAAGACCGTCGCGGCTTTCGAGACGACCGGTGTGCCGACTCCGGCCTGATTGTCCACCAGCGGCTGGCCCAGGCCGGAAGTTTCGGTATCGCAAACAAACGGATACTGGCGCGGGCCGGCAAACAGGGCTTCGCTCGGCCCGACTTCACCGAGCCTTATCGGAAACGGGAACGTCTCGGCAGGGCGCTGCAACCGCGACGGGTGCGGTCCGTCGTACGGTGCGGTGGGCGCTTTCGCATCGAAGCCGGTCGGCAGGCCGACGACGATCGGGCTTTGCGCCTTCGGCGGCGCGGAGGAGCCGGCGGGCAGCGTGGCCATCAGCAGCAAGCTCAACCAGACCCATTTTTTCGCCGGCATATTCCCCCCTATCCGAGTGAATCGATCAGGACCGGCCCCCGTTCTTTACGTATTCGCGGGTCACTTGCGCGGTATCGTCGTCTGTCTCCGGATCCGGGTCCTTGCTCGGGTCGGGCACCGGGTCGGGCTCCGGTGCCGGGTCGGGCTGCGGACCCGGCACCGGGGGTGTAGGCGTATGCATGATCCCTCCGTCAGCAAGTCGACAATCGCTCGCCGTCGCGCGCGGCGTCGGCTTCGACCTGCCGCCGTCACGCCTTCCAATATTAGGACACGCCGGTCGCAGCCGCTTTTCCACGTGTAAAGCCGGGCTGCGGGCGCGATCGCTCGCCCGTTGGAGAACGCGTCGACAGATCCAAAAATTCGATATCTCCAATCCGGTCGATCGAATTTACAAACCCTACCCTGCGCTTTAACTTACTCCTGACCCCCGGCAGATCGGGGACTTGTAAAGCGCGGGACGAGTACGACGGAAACCTCCGCCGTACGAACCTGAAGACTGCGCGACGCTCGAGGGGTGGGGGTTATGGAGGCAGCGAAACCGGTCGCAGCAGGCGCAGCGTGGAACAGAGGACCACGTCTGACTCGCACCGTACCGCCCGTGGGAGCCGAGCCGGTGAGAGCCAAATCATGATGCTCATGCGCCGCTGGTCGGTGCGCCGCGCCTCGTCGCTGGCGCGTGTCTACCGCGCGGTGCTGGCCGTCATGCCGGTCGCGCGGGCAGGCCTGCGCTTCGTGGGCCGACGGCCCGCGGAACGGCTGCTCGGGCCGGTTGAACGCGCCGCCAAGGCTTTCCTCTTCGATTGCCGCATGTGCGGCCAGTGCGTCCTGTCATCGACCGGCATGGCCTGCCCGATGAACTGCAGCAAACAGATGCGAAACGGCCCGTGCGGCGGAGTGCGTCCGGACGGCGGCTGCGAAGTGGTGCCGGGAATGCGCTGCGTGTGGCTCGAGGCGATCGACGGGGCGAGGCGTATCGCCTGCGGGCAACGCCCCGCCGCGACACGGCTGGCACCCCTTGATCACCGCCATCGTGGCAAGTCCACATGGATACAGGTGATCGCGGTCGACATGCCGGACGCGCCCGTGCCAGCTGCGCCCGAAGCGCGGCCTGTACCGCAGCAAGGCTCGTTCGAGCGCGCCTGCGCCTCCGGCCGCTTCGTCGTCACGGTCGAAGTCGGCCCGCCCGACTCCGCCGACCCCGCCGCGCTGCTGCAGCGCGCGGCCCGTTTCCGGGGACTCGTCGACGCGATCAACATTACCGACGGCGCGGGCGGTAACTGCCACATGTCGAGCGTCGCTGCATCCGCGTTGCTGGTTGCTGACGGCATGACGCCGATCTACCAGGTGACGTGCCGGGACCGCAATCGCATCGCGATTCAAGGCGATATCCTCGGCGCTGCGGCACTCGGGGTACGCAACATCCTGTGTCTCACTGGCGACGACGTCAGTCAGGGTGACCAGCCCGAAGCGAAGCCGGTGTTCGACCTCGACGCAGTGTCCCTGCTGGGCACCGCGTGCGGCATGCGCGACGGCGGCACATTCGCGTCCGGCCGCCGGCTCGACACGCCGCCGGATCTCTTCGTCGGCGCGACCGCGAACCCGTTCGTGCCGCCGCACCGCGAGCGCATCATCAACCTCGAGAAGAAGATCGACGCAGGCGCGCAGTTCATCCAGACGCAGTTCTGCTTCGACCTCGACCTGCTCGAAGACTTCATGCGCGAAGTACGCGCCCGCGAGCTGCATCGGCGCGCCCGCATCATCGTCGGCGTCGGCACGCTCGGGTCGGCCCGCGCGCTGCAGTGGATGGCCGCGCACGTGCCCGGCGTGTACGTCCCGGAAGCGACGCTGCGGCGCATCGCCGCGGCCCGCGACCAGAAGGAGGAAGGCCGACGCGTGTGCCTCGAAACCATCCGCGCGCTGACGCAGATCGACGGCGTCGCGGGCGTGCACCTGATGGGCCACAAGAACGAGGACGTGCTGGCGGACATCATCGTCGCTTCGGGCCTGCGCCGCCGGCCCGCTCTGCAAGTCCATTGAAATCCCGTGTCGATTGAGGAGGAAACCCGGATGAACGCGATGACCGATCAGGAAACGCTGCTCGTGGAGTGGCTCGCCGACATGAACGAGGACGACGCGCTCGAGCTCGCGAAGAAGATGCTGTTCGACGAGAAGGCGGACCCGCTGCGCGTGCTCGAGCTTTGCCGCATGGCGATGGACGAGGTCGGCAGGCGCTTTGAGCAGGGCGAGTACTTCCTGCCCGAGCTGGTACTCGCCGGCGAGATGCTCGAGACCATCGGCGCGCTGGCCAAGCCGTTGATCAGCGAGGACGGCGAAGGTGCGCAGAAGCTCGGCCGCGTGCTGCTCGGCACGGTGCACGGCGACCTGCACGACATCGGCAAGAACATCGTCGGCTTCATGCTCGACATCAACGGCTTCGAAGTGAAGGACATCGGCATCGATGTGCCGGTCGCCGAGTTCCTCGCCGCGATCCGGGAGTTCGATCCGCAGGTCGTCGCGCTGAGCGGCTTTCTGACGCTCGCGTTCGACTCGATGAAGGAGACGATCGAGGCGATCGAGCGGGCGGGCCTGCGCGAAGGCCGCAAGATCATGATCGGCGGCGGGCAGATCGACAACACGGTGTGCGCGTACACCCGGGCCGACGCGTTCGGCGTCAACGCCGTCGATGCGGTGACGCTGAGCAAGAGCTGGATCGCGGTCGCCGCGTGATCACGCTTGGTAGCGAGAGGAATTCCAGATGCCCTGCACGCGCAACCTCGACGTGCTGAAAGCCGCAGACGGCCTGGCCGAAGGATCGGTGAGCCGCAGCCGGCTGCGACGCGAAGTCCTCGGCCTCGCGCGCGACGAACGGCTCGTAGAGGCCGCCTACAGCTACCACATCGTTGCGCTCGACGCGCCGCCGGGGGAGTGGCTGCACGCGGGCGGTGAGGCTTTCCACGCGCCGTGGCTGCTGCCCGAATCGGGACGGCTGACCGCACTGGCCTGCGCGAGCTGCACCATCGGCGCGGGCATCGAGAGGCGCGTCGCGAGCCTCATCGCCGCGCGCCAGGCGTCGCGTGCGTTGGCGCTCGACGAGCTCGGCAACGAACTGCTGTTCGAAGTCGCCCGCATCGCCCAGGACCGCATGCTCGCCGACGCGAGGCGCCGGGCGCTCACGATGGCCGGCGAATTGCGCCCCGGCGACCCGGGCCTCGCGCTCGACGCCCAGGCCGCCGTGCTGCGGCTCGCGGATGCCGCCGCGATCGGCATCGAGCTCAACGCCGGCCTGCTGATGCGCCCGCACAAGTCGACGTCGATGGTGCTCGGCGTCGGCATCGACCTGCCGCCGGTATCGTGGTCGCGCTGCCAGCACTGCCGCTCCCGCGCGCGCTGCCGGCACGGCGCGGCGGCGGCTGCGGCCGCCTGATCCGGACGAAAACGCTGCGGAGCCTCCATGACCAGTCGTGACAAACCGTTCGCGCGGGCACTGACGCTGAACTTCCCGCAGCTCGGCCGCGCCATTGCCGCGAGCGGCGACGAGACGGTCCTCCAGAGCGCCCGGCGCCACGGCGTTCGCATCGTCGGCGCGTGCGGCGGCCGTGGCACGTGCGGCGCGTGCATGGTGCACATCCGTGACGGCGAGATCGAAGCCGACCATGCCGATCCCGCCGCCCCGTCGCCCGCCGCGCCGGCAAACCGGAAGAAATGGGTCCGCGCCTGCCGGGTTCGCGCTCGCAGCGACTGCACGGTCGAAGTCGCGCCGCGCTCGCTCGCACCGGTCGCGCGCGCGGACGTCGCGGGCGACGGCGATGCCGACCGCCTGCGCCTCGACGCGGCGGTCGCGAGCCGCGAGGTGCACCTCGCCGAAGCGACGCTCACCGACAACGTCGCTGACATCGACCGCGTGATCCGCGCGCTCGCCGTGCCCATCGACGCGCCCGGCACGCCGTCGATCGGCACGGTCGACCTGGTCGCCGCGCGGCAGCTGCCGCAGACGCTTCGCGACGCCGCCTGGTCGCTGCGCCTGTGCCTGAGAGGCTCCGAGCTGATCGACGTCGCCCCGCCGGGCAGCCGCGTGCTCGGGCTCGCTGTGGACCTCGGCACGACCAATGCGGCCGGCTTCCTCGTCGATCTGCAAAGCGGCGCGCAGCTCGCCAGCTTCGGGCTCGAAAACCCGCAGGTCGCGTGGGGCGCAGACCTGGTCAGCCGTATCGATTACGCCGTCAGTGGGCCAGCGGGGGCGGCTGACGAACTGCGCATCGCGGCGGTGGCCGCGATCAACGCGCTCGCTCACGACTTGTGCGCCGCCAGCGGTGCGAAAGCGACTGAAATCGTCGACGTCGTCGTCTGCGGCAACACCGCGATGCATCACCTGCTGCTCGGGCTGCCCGTGCGGCAACTCGGCCGCGCGCCGTTCGTCGCGGCGGTGCGCGACGCGATGGACGTCAAGGCGCGCGAGTTCGGCCTCGGCGTGAGCCCCGGCGCGTATGTCCACGTCACGCCGAACGTCGGCGGCTTCGTCGGCGGCGATCATGTCGCCGCGCTGCTCGCGACCGAAAGCCACTGGCGCGACGCCGCGACGAGTCTCGTGATGGACATCGGCACGAACACCGAGATCTCGCTGATCCACGACGGCGTCTTCCTGTCCGCGTCGAGCCCGTCGGGGCCGGCGCTCGAAGGCGGCCACATCTCGTGCGGCATGCGCGCCGCCGCGGGCGCGATCGAGCAGGTCGGGCTCGACGACGGCCATGTCACGGTGCGCACGATCGGCGGCAAGACACCGGTCGGGCTGTGCGGCTCGGGCGTGCTCGACGCGCTGGCGACGCTGTATCGAGCCGGCATCGTCGATCGCCGCGGGCGCATCCAGGCGCCGCACCGCGACGTCGGCGCACAGGACGGCGAGCGCTTCGCGGTGCTCGCCCCCGGCGTCCATTTCACCCAGGCCGACGTGCGCGCGGTGCAGCTCGCGAAAGCGGCGATCCGCACCGCCGTCGACCTGCTGCTCGCCGACGCCGGGGTTGAGGCGCCGGCGATCGGGCGCTTCATCATCGCCGGCGCTTTCGGCGCGTACATCGACATCGACAGCGCGGTTGCAATCGGCATGTTCCCGGACCTGCCGCGCGAACGTTTCGTGCAGGTCGGCAACGCGGCCGGCGCCGGCGTGCGGCAGATGCTCGCCAGCACGGCGGCACGCAGCCGCGCACGGCAGCTCGCCGCCGGCTGCCGCTATGTCGAGATGAGCACGCGCGCGCAGTTCCAGCGGGCGTTCATCCACAACCTCGGATTCCACTGAAGCACACACGGAGGAAAGATCGTGACGACAGGCAACAGCTTCGACATCCGGATCATCGGCGAGCGCATCAACCCCGGCTTCAAGAGCACGCGGGCGCTGTTCGACAACAGCGACATTCCCGGCATCCAGGCATTGGCCATCAGGCAGGTCGAGGCCGGAGCGGTGTACCTGAACGTCAATGTCGGCTCGCAGGCGATGACCGACCGCCCGTTCCTGACCGACGTGGTTCGAGCGATCCAGGACGTCGTGGACGTGCCGCTGTCCTTCGACGTACCGAACACGGAGCTTTTCGAACTGTGCCTGGACACCTACGACCGCGACGCAGCGGGCGGCGAGCTGCCGATCGTCAATTCCATCACCGAGCACCGCTGGGACGCGATGGACCTGTACCGCGAGCATCCGTTCAAGGTCATGGTCATGGCCTCGGAGAGCGTCGTCGATGGCGTCGCGAAGAACAACAAGACCGCCGAGGACATCGCCTCGACAGCGCGGCGCGCGGCGCTGCGTCTGCGCGACGACTGTGGCATGCCGATGGACCACATCTACATCGACCTGTCGGTCAGCGCGATCATCGCCGACACTGAAGGACTCAACCGCGCCACGCTCGACGCGGTGCGGCTGATCGGCAGCGACCCGGAGCTCGAAGGCCTGCACATGACCGGCGGGCTGTCCAACATTGGCCAGCAGTTGCCGGCCAAAGCTGCCGACGGTTCCGACCTCAAGCACAAGCTGGAGAACGCCTTCCTCACGCTCGCCGTGCCTTTCGGCTTCGACACCGTGCTCGGCACTCCGTGGCGTGGCTACGAGCCGCTGCCCGAGGACGACTACGTACTGACGACCTACCGCCACTTTCTCGACCAGAAAGGCAGCCAGGCGCTGCGCGCGGTGCGCAAGTTCTACAAGGCGTGACGCGATGCCGGCCGAAACCATCATTGTCGACAGCTACTTCGACGGCGAGCGCCACCACGAGCATGGCCCGTATGGCTTCCTGATTGCCGACGGGCGAATCGCCGCGATCCTGCCGGCAGCGCAGCTCGCGCTCGTCGCGCCCCCAACCGCAGCGCCGCAACGCGCGGCGTTCCTGATGCCGGGCCTCGTCGACGCCCACGTGCACCTGTTCCTCGACGGCACGCAACTCGACGCGACGCGGCGTGCCGACTACTTGAAGGCGCCGCTCGAGGAGATGCTCGCGGTGGCGACGCACAACGCGGCGGCGACGCTCGCGTGCGGCATCACGACGGTGCGCGACGCGGGAGACCGCTTCGGCATCAACCACCGCCTGCGGGCAGCGGCCGCGGAACGGGGCGCCACCCTGCCGGCAGTACGCTCCGCCGGCCTCGGGCTGAAGCGCCCGAAGC
The window above is part of the Azoarcus sp. PA01 genome. Proteins encoded here:
- a CDS encoding DUF6351 family protein encodes the protein MPAKKWVWLSLLLMATLPAGSSAPPKAQSPIVVGLPTGFDAKAPTAPYDGPHPSRLQRPAETFPFPIRLGEVGPSEALFAGPRQYPFVCDTETSGLGQPLVDNQAGVGTPVVSKAATVFANPAPIGYSQDCLARTRAWYYYKPRDKEKFERWSEAVRDVDSVSINGRQVPFIVRVEMGTINRFIYVIAALKGPHETLAAPSAAHWNGRLIYQFSGGVGIGHRQGRVKPSRVLEGRREQLAQGYAVVASTGTTTSTHYNIWLAEDTALRVKRQFVALYGEPEYTIGVGGSGGAIQQYLLAQNRPGLIDAAIAQYSYPDMVTQTIWAFDCELLEFYFDRTDRRNPLWHEAENRQWVEGLNARNEYQGEGKARAIATTTRLALLAGERRVADPEGQTECVVGWRGLTPLVLNPRFALIEDRVARRVFRRVQWSHFEDLKDFYGTDAHGYARIPWDNVGVQYGLRALQRGQIDAEQFLRLNARVGSWKPVAEMKRERFWILRGAASDLDDFSPWSAHNMNRGTTRDAPAPRFEGDRMAMAAAYRSGQVFLGRLDIPVIDVRHYLEPVLDMHHASASFSVRARLLAAQGDAGNQAIWVSDRKHDPTPAAFAAIERWLAAKRARPEQSWSALRPAAASDRCIDARGRTMFSGDRVWDGEWNGRPRGSCMRAYPIYDTPRIVAGDTIRGDHFKCALQTVGEALDAGLYEPVDMRPYRARLEQIFPHGVCDYRQPDQGRPADLPGANGTG
- a CDS encoding dihydropteroate synthase translates to MTTGNSFDIRIIGERINPGFKSTRALFDNSDIPGIQALAIRQVEAGAVYLNVNVGSQAMTDRPFLTDVVRAIQDVVDVPLSFDVPNTELFELCLDTYDRDAAGGELPIVNSITEHRWDAMDLYREHPFKVMVMASESVVDGVAKNNKTAEDIASTARRAALRLRDDCGMPMDHIYIDLSVSAIIADTEGLNRATLDAVRLIGSDPELEGLHMTGGLSNIGQQLPAKAADGSDLKHKLENAFLTLAVPFGFDTVLGTPWRGYEPLPEDDYVLTTYRHFLDQKGSQALRAVRKFYKA
- a CDS encoding cobalamin-dependent protein (Presence of a B(12) (cobalamin)-binding domain implies dependence on cobalamin itself, in one of its several forms, or in some unusual lineages, dependence on a cobalamin-like analog.) produces the protein MNAMTDQETLLVEWLADMNEDDALELAKKMLFDEKADPLRVLELCRMAMDEVGRRFEQGEYFLPELVLAGEMLETIGALAKPLISEDGEGAQKLGRVLLGTVHGDLHDIGKNIVGFMLDINGFEVKDIGIDVPVAEFLAAIREFDPQVVALSGFLTLAFDSMKETIEAIERAGLREGRKIMIGGGQIDNTVCAYTRADAFGVNAVDAVTLSKSWIAVAA
- a CDS encoding methylenetetrahydrofolate reductase C-terminal domain-containing protein, producing the protein MMLMRRWSVRRASSLARVYRAVLAVMPVARAGLRFVGRRPAERLLGPVERAAKAFLFDCRMCGQCVLSSTGMACPMNCSKQMRNGPCGGVRPDGGCEVVPGMRCVWLEAIDGARRIACGQRPAATRLAPLDHRHRGKSTWIQVIAVDMPDAPVPAAPEARPVPQQGSFERACASGRFVVTVEVGPPDSADPAALLQRAARFRGLVDAINITDGAGGNCHMSSVAASALLVADGMTPIYQVTCRDRNRIAIQGDILGAAALGVRNILCLTGDDVSQGDQPEAKPVFDLDAVSLLGTACGMRDGGTFASGRRLDTPPDLFVGATANPFVPPHRERIINLEKKIDAGAQFIQTQFCFDLDLLEDFMREVRARELHRRARIIVGVGTLGSARALQWMAAHVPGVYVPEATLRRIAAARDQKEEGRRVCLETIRALTQIDGVAGVHLMGHKNEDVLADIIVASGLRRRPALQVH
- a CDS encoding ASKHA domain-containing protein — its product is MTSRDKPFARALTLNFPQLGRAIAASGDETVLQSARRHGVRIVGACGGRGTCGACMVHIRDGEIEADHADPAAPSPAAPANRKKWVRACRVRARSDCTVEVAPRSLAPVARADVAGDGDADRLRLDAAVASREVHLAEATLTDNVADIDRVIRALAVPIDAPGTPSIGTVDLVAARQLPQTLRDAAWSLRLCLRGSELIDVAPPGSRVLGLAVDLGTTNAAGFLVDLQSGAQLASFGLENPQVAWGADLVSRIDYAVSGPAGAADELRIAAVAAINALAHDLCAASGAKATEIVDVVVCGNTAMHHLLLGLPVRQLGRAPFVAAVRDAMDVKAREFGLGVSPGAYVHVTPNVGGFVGGDHVAALLATESHWRDAATSLVMDIGTNTEISLIHDGVFLSASSPSGPALEGGHISCGMRAAAGAIEQVGLDDGHVTVRTIGGKTPVGLCGSGVLDALATLYRAGIVDRRGRIQAPHRDVGAQDGERFAVLAPGVHFTQADVRAVQLAKAAIRTAVDLLLADAGVEAPAIGRFIIAGAFGAYIDIDSAVAIGMFPDLPRERFVQVGNAAGAGVRQMLASTAARSRARQLAAGCRYVEMSTRAQFQRAFIHNLGFH